ATGCTGCAGTAACAGAGATCATATTAGCATTTTTATGATGAAAATAGAACTAACCTTGAATTTGTGAAACCATAGTTTTGTCACTTTTGGTTCTGGTTTTTATACTCTTTGTGTTTGGATGAGTTTCATTTACCTGTTGAGATGAAacacaaaatagaaaacacTTCAATTGCAAGCCTCATTGATGTCAACATTGTGAAGAAGGTATGTATTTCTGTGGACTATTACACATGAATTTATAGtgtttttttacatttattgtaaattactagtacttgatttgcatgaatttttttagcaAGAAATCTACACATATAGTACGACGAGAATTTAGTGCACACGTGTTTCAAATTGAAAACGTGGTTAAGCCTCATCCTCGTGGAAAGTCACATTAGATACAATTTCACCCAAATTAGACCCCGTAAGtaaattgagaattttttttaatcttcttgtttttttacgactgatttttaaaattgcggATGAATCAGAGTTTGACGGATAAATTGTTTCCATACTTTATTTCTGCAAATCAAGATTTACAATATGGTAACTGAGTTACAATTCTTGAAAAGCTGTGATCAACAAAGAGGCTTGGTGGAGAAggggaagaggaagaagggTGGATCCCAAGCATAGGAGAATTTGACATCAGCCCGCGGAAGAAGAGGGCGGCCTCCATTCACGGAGCAGTGGTCGCCATTCCTCTGGAAAATCGAGGGATCAACAGGCTTAACTGTCTGAAAGCCACTGCAAGTTAGTACGATGTTCGACTGTGAGCAGTTACAGTTGTTGACAACTTGCACGTTCCACTCCGGCTTCCCTCCTATCTGCCTCCCGCTCCTCACTGTCCCGATCACAAGCTCGTTCACTCCACATTTACCAAATGCTGCagcaacaaacacgaacattTTAGTGATTGAcacattttgataaatttgccTTCATTTACCTGTGGAGATGAAACACAAAATGGAAAGCACTGCAATTGCAAGCCTCATAGAAGCGACTGTGTAGTTTTGTTGGACTATTACATGGTGAAACTTGAACTTATAgctttttttacaaatattatgaCTTATTGTAAATTGCTTGATTGCAAGAATGTTGAGAATTTTGCTTTGAAAGAATTCTATcctattttacaaatattatgacttattttaattaatattatgtaCATATTATGAGGAGGCAATAAAATCATGAtattatgcatatttattaaaatggaCCATTGAACTAATTTATCCTTATTAATTGCACCTACATGCAATATGCCAATGATATACGTACTATAGactataaatttgtaataaatccataagtataatttttttttgcaacaaaataaaataattggatttgCCTCTATTATTcttcataaaatcaaaaactATTTTGCCATTTCAGGACATCCGTAATTTAAAgtctcatttaatttattttttttcattttaggtaactgataatcaaatatataaaagtgggattcaaattccattaatttttttttctgtacatttttttatatttcttaatattcGCATCGAGTCAAGGCGAGACTTTAAATCGTGGACGAAAagagtatattatatttgtatacAATGTATGGAGCACATATACAGGGATTTCATCATCCAGCCAGTTAAATTTCGATCCCACCTCCATggtatgaaataaaattaattttcttaaaataaatggaTGCAACCTTGAAAAAGTTGGTATCATTAACAATTATTATGATGAAGAAAAATTGTTCCAACACCTAACTACAATCTAAATGTGACAATGCAATGATAGGAACAACCTCTCAATcttagataaaattaaatggtcTTGATAAGATAAAgccaattaaaaataacaaaatgtcaattaaGAATAAACCTTTCATGAAAACGACCTCCAACTTTTTTCCTCTACCTGgccaaaaatatttgtttcttttgttggcatatactaaaatttggtagaaaattaaataacatcaGCACCTAGATTTTAAGGTCATATCTGAATCTCATGCTTAGTATAACTTCAAATTAGCAATTATTAAGGAACAAGATGTGTTAATTAACCACTCTAATAATAATTGTAGGACAGACTAATCCTTCATAGTCTACtattgtgaataaaaaatgaatgagtTGATTTGTCctttttaccctttttttattctttttcttaaatgcccttatatttctttatattctCTAGGTGACTTTACATCTCTTTATATTCGAGTCGTGCCTCATCAGTCATCACCCTAGTTACGTCCTACGCTCCTAACAACActgtttaaataaaataatgatatttctAATCTTATCAACATTCttcttctaatttatttagattaaATTATGTTGATCATATCAACTTCTTGAGGTATGAacatagtactaattaaaacTTGATAATATACCAAACAATTTCTTTCCTTGTACTACACTAAACCATGGCATGTCTGAAATCTTCACCAAAACATTGAACTTGTAATGTCAGCAACAAAAGCAGTTTTGCCATCTCACTTCCTTTATCCAAAAACAGCTTttccttttgaattattttcaagAAAGTGACCCTTCaacctctctctttctcttcatATATACACAAATTAACCTGAATGGCTTATTCAAAGAGTGATGCTAATTCAGACACACTGTTATCTGAGATGGCTTCTGCAATGAGGATTCTTGGGCTAACCCTGTGGTGGCTCTACCTAGCCAGCCGAGGCGCAACGAGGGCCGTCTCTCAGAGCGCCAACGGAACAGTGCATATCGATGGATCGTCTCCCATTGGAGTCACGGACGAAGACTTCATCTGTGCTACGATGGACTGGTGGCCGCCTACGAAATGCGACTACGGCACCTGCAGCTGGGGAACTGCTTCCCTTCTCAATCTGGTTAGTTCATACTTTCGAGATCAAACATTCACTAGTTTTAGGCTTCTCAAAAACTTGgagaaaagaggaaaattctgataaaagttaaaatcTTCCATCTTTTATAGGATTTGAGCAACAAGATTCTTCTGAATGCTATCAAAGGTATAAACTGCATGAGTTCGAAGTTTGGTCAGTTCCACGATGTTTGAAAACAGAATATTAAATCACgagtttcaaatttttccAATTGTCTCATACATGTACAAAACGACAAATTTGGTGATGCTCAAAATGAAGCTAagttaaaataagaaaatacaaaaaaaaaattaaatttaaagtaaCATCATGTTGGGCATCACCAAAGACGTCGTTTTATACACATACgggacaattgagaaaaatcaaagcttgTGGGACTAGccaaaatttgactaaacttcatgatttaaataGCTATTATCTCTGTATAAAAGCATTTGAACTGAAAACAATACTCTGATTTCAGCCTTTTCTCCTCTGAAAATCAGACTGGGAGGAACTCTACAAGACAAACTCAGATATCAAACATCAGATGATACTATTCCATGCACTCAGTTCATCAAGAATAGCTCCGAGATGTTCGGATTCAGTCCCGGCTGCTTGCCCCTATCGCGATGGGACGAGCTCAACACCTTCTTTGCACAAGCAGGGTACGTTGTTCATCAAATGCTGACGAATCTTGTGAAAGAAAGTACATTGTGTTTAGACCCTTATAGAGTCTTTTCTTGAACTGCAGAGCTAAGGTTATATTCGGTCTGAACGCGCTAACTGGCCGGACTATTGGACCGGGCGGCGTGTGCACGGGAGCTTGGGACCCCACCAACGCAGAATCTCTAATTAGACACACTGTCAACAGTGGCTACACCATCCATGGATGGGAGCTTGGTAACAAATTCTTGATCTGCATTTCTCCTTCAAATCAGACACGAGACTAACAAACCGAGTATTATATTCGTGTCAGGAAACGAACTGAGCGGAAACGGCATTGGAGCAAGCGTTGCAGCCGATCAATACGCAGCTGATGTGATCACACTTGGCAACAAAGTGCAGGAGATCTACAAGGGCTTCGACACCAAGCCCTTGGTTCTTGGGCCAGGCGGCTTCTTTGACGGAACGTGGTTCTCAAGATTTGTCAAGGGAGCGGCCGGATCACTTCAAGTTGTCACGCATCACATTTACAATCTCGGGCCAGGTACAATGAGGGCGCCCGTTTAGTTAGTTTCCTCATCTGGGGCGAGTCTTTATTCTTTTCGTTTCGTGTGAACTAGGAGTGGACGAGCATTTGATTGAAAAGATACTCGACCCCTCGTATCTTGATGGCGAAGCGCAGACTTTTAAGGATCTCCGGAGCATCGTGAAGAGCTCGGCAAGTGGAGCTGTTGCTTGGGTTGGTGAGGCTGGAGGGGCTTATAACAGTGGCAGAAATCTTGTGACAAATGCATTTGTGTTTAGTTTCTGGtaaaatttttactatttttgaagtgtttgaaatgaaatgaagttcaaatATAACCATTTACTGCGAAAAAAGGTATCTGGATCAGCTAGGGATGTCTGCTGCCTATGATTCCAAAACATACTGCAGACAGTCCTTCATTGGCGGGAACTACGGTCTGATCGACACAAACACTTTCGTCCCTAACCCCGATTACTACAGGTGGTCCACCGTCTCATTGTTATGATTCTGATTGATGAGATGGCATGACTCACTTTTCAAGTACGTGCAGTGCACTTCTTTGGCATCGTCTCATGGGAAGACGGGTTGTGTCGACAAGCTTCAATGGGACGAGCAAGATGCGAGCGTACGCTCATTGTTCCAAGAACAGGGTAAGTGGGAAACCAGACGAGCTCGATCCTCTATTCAAGAAGGGTCCTGAATAGAAGATGCAACGTCGTTTTGAAATAGAAGATCTCGTCCGAGTAAAAATCCTAAACTCACACTGTGTTTTTGCAGAACGGAATCACACTGCTACTGATCAATCTAGACAACACCACTACAGTTCAAGTTGGGGTTTCAGTCGAGAAACTGACGCTTGAGCAGGCTGTTCGCCTAACACGCAAGACACAATTCTCCGGTGGATAcagagaagaagaggaagagacCGGAAACGAGATGTTGAGAGAAGAATACCATCTAACTGCAAAAGATGGAGATTTGCATAGCAGAACAATGCTTCTAAATGGGGAAATACTGCAACTAAACTCTTCAGGCCAAATACCTCCATTAAACCCGAGAAGAGTAGACGTTTTACAACCGATAACAGTTGCTCCCTACTCTATACTATTTGCTCAGATACCTATCAGCCTCCCTGCCTGCAAATAAAGCATAGCCCCCTACCAAGATTCATAATATACGACTAGTTTCTACGAAGCAATATAGATTTCGAATGCAATATGTATCAATAAGTAAATGTAGTTTCCAACagagtaataataaaatttgatggagaatcaaaattCCAGTTTACCACTAATCACAGTTACCTGGAATGAAGTTGTTTCAAGAATTGGTGATTTATGTCATGCTATCGAAACGTcaaaaattttccaaaatggaTGCTCGAACTATTGGTCTTGCAATGCCAGAGGCAGAGCAGGTCTCCAAGTTGTGCCTTCTGGGCTGTCCATGAGTGCAATGCCTGCACTAGCCAATTCTTTTCGAATTGCATCGGATTTTTcgtattctttattttttctcgcAGCATTCCTTTCTTCGATCTTGTGCAGAACATGATCTTCTGTCAACTTTGCACGCCTCAGAGCATAATCCTTCAGCTGCTTCAACGCCTTCATGTAAACCGCAAGACAAGTTATTAGGAAATCTCGAGATGTCGCACGATCAACAACACATTATTAACTCACGCATTCATCAAAGTTCATTTGTTTTACCTCGGAATAGCTATCTGGCAAAAGCCCCAAAATAGCAAGAATATCCCTAACGGTCTTCTCTAAAGCAGCAAGTGACTCGACTCTGAGTTGTTGCTTCTTTCCCTGCACGAAGCACCCGAGATCGTATTCAGAAATCATATTACAACTCGGAGAGGAAAAGACTATTGGGAGTGGAACATGTAAAGTACCTTTCGGGTATGTAAAAGATCATTCATGGTTTTCAATGGTTCAGAAATTGCAGCCAATGCTACAGAAGTATGTAGATCATCTGTCATTGATATCAAACATTCATCCCAAAATTTGTTGATGCAAGTTGCAACATCTGCTGGAATCGAATCCTTCAAACTAGTTTCATCATGCTGGGCCGTGATACTCTCACTATCATGTAATGCCTGCATCCATATAATGACACATCAACGAgaattcgatataaaaaaacctaAATGATATGTACTAGAAAGTACAAAACAGTTGTCACGTCTAATCCTGAGCTGAATGCTTGCTGTGTTTTACCTGATAGATATAATAAACACGGTCTGATGCAGTTTCAAGCAGTAACTCCGAGTAATTAATAGGGGAACGATAGTGTGTTCCCAAAAGGAAATGCCTCAGAGCCAGTGGATGATAAAGTTCGAGTACCTAAACCCGACCACTGAAGttagaaacaataaaaaattatcaaatgtaTGCAAACTGTAGGAGAAAAAGAGCCTTTGTCCTCGTACCTTTCTAATGGTGAAAAAGTTGCCAAGAGATTTCGACATCTTCTCAGAATCTATGGTCACAAATCCATTATGGATCCAATAACTTATATTGCTTTCACGGCAGGCGGCACAGCTTTGAGCAATCTCATTCTCGTGATGGGGAAATACAAGATCCATTCCACCACCATGTATGTCGAAAGAATAACCTAAATAAGCAGCACTCATAGCACTGCACTCGATATGCCATCCCGGCCTTCCCGGACCCCATGGACTCTCCCAGAAAGGTTCTCCCTCCTTTGCTGCCTGTGAAATAAGCAAATGACGAACCTCAAGAGCAAAACATCTAGAGAACATATAGCACAGAACACTTCgataaaatgaattttcacCTTCCATAAAGCAAAGTCAGCTGTGTTTCTCTTCCTAGAGTCCACTGCAACTCGTTGACCGGCCCTGTTATCTTCCAGTTTACGTCCAGATAATCGTCCATACTCGGGGAATTTGTCTATGGAGAAGTACACATCACCCTCGACTGCGTATGCACATCCATTATCCAGTATCTATCACAGGTAAGAAACAGAGCGTCAGCTCATGAATGTCACAGAAAAACGAAGACAAATGAATGGTCGGACAAGTATACCTGTCTGATCATAGCAATAATTTGCGGTATGTGATCAGAAACACGAGGCTCCACGGAAGGAGGAAGGCAGTTCAGATACGCCATGTCAAGATGAAATTCCTCACAAAATCTTCTGCTCAAGCTTATCGGATCTTCACCCAACTCATTTGCTCTGGCAATAATCTACAGAATTCGAAAATGGGGAATCCTGTCATAAAATTCGTAACAAGTAGACGATATTTATAAGTAACAGCCTTAACATTCTCACAACAACTTACAAACAAAACTCGTCCAGTAGCCAACACACAAAAGACTTCAAGACTACATCTTCAGATGTTCCAAATCAATCAAACTCACCTTGTCATCAACATCGGTGAAATTGCGAACGTAGTTAACCTCATATCCCAAATGCTTAAGGTATCTGcctaatttcaaaataaaggTCAGAGCTTTTCCCTCTTTACATAACATTTATATGTTCACAAAAGATAATCCCTTTTCTAACACAAACATCAACAGCTCAAATGACTCTGCATCAACAATATTTATGAGACAGAGATATAGGCTTAATTTCAAgataaaaatcaaacttttcCATCTCTACATAACATACATAACTTTTCCCTATCAACAGCCCACATAGCTCAGCATATAATACTAGACAGATACAGAGAGGGTGGGTGAATTCTGCCTAAATTCAAAATCTAGGGCAGAGCTTTCCCTCTTCACATAACATATAATCACATTTCTACCAAAAACATCATATGATTCTACAGATACCCCTAATTTCAGATAACAAATATGTTAACAAAATACAATCAATCCATTTAACCTAAAACAtcaagagagatagaaagagaCCTGTAGAGGACATCAAAAGCAACATAAACGCGGGCGTGGCCAATGTGGCTGAGATCATAGGCGGTGACGCCGCAAACGTACATTCCTACTTTGCCTTCCACCTTAGGCTTAAACAGCTCTCTTTGCTTGCTCATCGTGTTGTACAGCCAAAGCTCTTTCTTTACCTGCCGCGATTTAGCATCGGTATTTTGCTCACAGCAGGTCGTCAAAGACTGAGACTTTGCAGCAGAGAAAGTGGTGCGAAAGCGGAATTTGGTCCTCGAATTGAAAGATTTCGCCGCCAGTGGGTGGCGGAGAGGAAACAAGGGTTTGTACCATCTCAGTATCGTCGCCATCTCACAAAATTGTGCAGCTGTGTGAATCAAGTAGAGCAATTCATTGGCTTCAATATAGCTTATCCGCTTTTTGTTCAatgcacaaaataaaataaatttaatcgTATCCTCTAATTTAGCATTTATGCCAAGCTTGAATCtaaattttcacaattttttagattaattagaTTTCATGTGAccaagattgaatttttccAACACCCACGAAGAGTTCTCATCTCGAATTATGCAATTGTTCATTTCGTGGATATTCGAGTTCTTTGGAATTGATATCTTagaaaattgaattggaaattataatattcttaGTAATTCAGTTTTAAATGGAATATATTTTTCAGTTCTATTGACTTCGAATGgaatatttttacttttctacATTACTTTTCAAGTTTTCTATATAAATTGAGTTGTTTGTGAGACGAGGCTGTAGATGTGTGTTCTGTGTTTAGTGTGTTAATACAAGACTTATTTGGCTAGGaaatttaaatagtactaaaattgTGATGATTTTGCAAACATTTGTGTGTGATAGTACTCCACGGAAACTTGTAAAGGCTCCAATTTCAAATGTACACTTTCGATACCATATTACCAAATCCAATCTGAGTGTATTTCAACACACTATTCTCTTATGCAATGTACAACTAacaattagagagaaaagtggAAGAAAGATTTAACAACATGAGACTGTGAAGTAGAAAAATATCAGtttcatacaaaatgttttgtctttgtttcaatttagtaCAAAAAGTATTAACTTTACATATTCCATACAAAAAGTTACATTAGTGTTTTAAGTTAATACAATTACAtcatacatacatacaaaaagtttcatcaataaaaaaattttaaaataaaactttccattaattatttaaaacaaaattatttttaaactcacaaatatgaaaaacacatacaaaaaaaattaccattATTCACCATCAAATTAAcgaattgcattttattatcAAAGCTTTCTCATGTAACAATGGAGAATACAACTAAAAAGATATTGAATCTATTCTCATGTACCATATCCGAGACGGGGCCTTCACAATTTTGAATCGGGCTTGAAGGACCCCAAAAGTTCTTTCGACATCTTTCCGAGCAGTCTCTTGACGCTGCGCATAAAGAATCCGTTTTGGGTCTTGTGGCATGTTGAGCGTCTTCACGAAAGTCGGTCACCTTGGGTGGTTACCATCGGCGAGATAGTACCCCATGTGGTATGGATGGTCGTTGACGGTGAAGTCGATCACCGGTACTACACTATCTAAAAGATCTTTGAAGAGGGGGGAAGAGTAGAGCACGTCAAGTCGTCGTTGGATCCGGCCGcaccgaaatatgcatgccaaattcataggcggtagtcggcgaccgtATGAGCATTGGGCCACCACCTTTGTGGCTGCTTAAGTGTTGCCCCCTCCAAACAGTcgacaattcttccacttccaacACATGTAGTCAATGCTGCCAAGCATGTCGGGcgatatatttaaattgtattacacgtttataattttaacctctagataataataatatagttgTATCTGGTTTACAgtaagtaatttaaaatataaatttatcgTGATAAATTAAGTCTATCCGTGCATCGTGcgggtgtgatactagtttgTATGAAATGAAGAGAATTAGCAAGGGTCACATATATTGCTGATTATTTTCGAAAGTGAAGCTGTGCTCATCAAGAAACTGATTATTAGTATGTCCAATTTCttgaatgaatataaaatttaatattagtatttatttgaaaaataaatactacctctgtcccacaTTAAGTGTCACATTTAGTGtgaacacgagttttaagaaatgtaaagaaaagtggtttgaataagttagtgaattatgagtctcacttatatatattggttttataataaaatgtgagtagaattggttggtggaatgtggggtctacttaccatttatgttAAAAGTGACATTtaactcttattgtgggacgaagtGAAATGACAAATTGTGACacttattgtgggacagaggtagtaatatttattaaaagttgtctctaaaatttgaaagttgtATACAATACGACCATCCACCCCCAAAATTTTTGGTACCATATACCGGATCGACCCAACCTACTCCTACCTCTCCCAAAATTAGTAGCGCGCGAATtcaaaatcctaatttcaaTGGCTATCAATATCATCGATGACCTCACTCAAGATTTGAAGCACGTAATCTTCAGTTTCGTTGATGAACGCTCGACAGCGAGTGCAGCGGCGGTGTCAACCCTCTGGCGTGACGAGTGGATGAGCCGACCCAATCTGAGCTTTGAGCAAGTCGATTTTGAATCCGAAAAATTCTGTGAACACGTCGCTGGTCGATTTCTCAGGTATTCCGCTGAAAATACTCGATTAGCTTCTTTACGGCTAATTTGCGCGGAGGTCCCGCTGAACCCGATAACTATGGTCCTGATCATTTGCTGGCTGAATGGTTGATTGAATATGGTGTAGAACTGGGTGTAAAAGCACTTACCATAAAAATACGTGTACTTGATTTTGGAATGGTCGGCTATCAAAATATCAGATTAGATCTACCAAAATGTGTTCTAGAATCAAATGATATCAAGTCTCTCATGTTCAGCAAAGAGATTGTAACTTTCGGACTTAAACAACTAATAGGTTGTCTAAGTCTTACCTCTCTACACTTGTCAGTGTTTGGGGATTTCATTAAGAAGTGTCCAAATCTTGAGAAATTAAGCCTGGACATGGTTATATGTCctgataaagagaaaaaatataagcCGCGGACGTTGGGATCTCTTGATTTGGTCACGGTTCCAGACGATTGGGTATATAATCTGAAAATTCAAGAGTTGTGTCTAGTAGGCTTGAACATAGGTGTACATATCTACAAACATTGTATGTGGTCCAAGTTTAACCATCTCAAAAAGCTAGATGTTCGAGACATAAACTCGGAATATAATTGGATGGACGTTAAAATCGATAGTCCATCATTGGAGAGAATAGCACTGAGGCTATTTAACAGCAAAGCTGAAATCTTATTTGATGTGTCGAATATCCAATTGTTCTATGTGGTAGGACGGCATTTGGTGAGCCCATGTATAAAAACTGGATGTAAAAATCTCACAGCAAAATGGTTGGAAAAGTTGAAGACAGTCATTGGAGAGCTAGGCACATCTCCAAGAGTTTCTATATATCTTGAAAATGATGGGATTGTAGATATCGATCAAGATATGGATAGCTCACAACGTTACAAAATAAAGACATTGGAAACAACTAGCAAAGATATAGATATTAAGCGTCTGTTGAAGAGAATCTTACatattaaagattttaaatgTCTGAATTGCACGCTGGATGCATTCCTATCCCAATGAGATCAGGTAAAcaaaattctttttaattgCAATTACATGTACagattttttaatacttttcTCAAATTGCAGGTCTCCCACGGACTGGtctaaattttttgaaatagaaTTTCCACTGCTTAGAGGAACATTGAATAAGGCATACATAATATGCCAGCATGAACTGGtcttaaaaaaaaggtatgATCATTGTCTTTCTGTATCATGATTATCTGCAATAAAAGGAAACATGCACACCAGGTTATAAACATCCTGCTCATTGGTTATGTGGGAAAGCAAAGGAACACTTTTTATTCTCAAACCTTCTCAACTCGTACAAAATGTTACAACTTATCCATATTTGTAGGGATCTTCTTCCTATTCTAGAATCATCTACttaatacttttatattctaaatgtttagatttttatctataaaaatctagatatttctTAAATAATCTAGACTATTCTCCTAAAATATGTAGATATTTCTATCTAGATATTCTACTACTTAAACCCTAAATCTAGATAATTCTACTacaaaaatcaagtttaattattttttattccaacAGCCCCTTAAACTTAATTTGTCATTCCGAGCAATATCCTAATCTTAATAAAGTCTTCATGCATGAGTGGCTTTGTGAAAATATCAGCAACTTGGTCTTGAATTTCCTGATTTGCAACACATTCTCTGATGTAATGGCAGTGGGTGTCGATGTGTTTACTGCGGTTGTGGAACATTGAATTTTTGGATAGCGTAATGGTTGACTTGTTATCCACACAAATAGTTGTTGGCTCTTTTTGTGGCCACCCGAGCTCCAATAATAAAATCCTGAGCCAAATTGCATGACAAACACTGAAGGTGGCggccacatattcggcttcGCATGTTGATAATATGACAATGGGTTGCTTCTTAGTGAAGGATGTGTATACCATGTAGAACACATATCCACTTGTATTCTTTCGGTCATCGTTGTCTCCAGCCAAATCACTATCACTGTAGCCAACAAGCTTATAATCGTTAGCAGCTAATATAATAGGCCATAGTCGATCGTACCTTTGAGATATCGGAGTATTCTCTTTGCTGCCTTGAAGTGGGTAGTGGTTGGATTCTCCATGTA
The genomic region above belongs to Salvia hispanica cultivar TCC Black 2014 chromosome 3, UniMelb_Shisp_WGS_1.0, whole genome shotgun sequence and contains:
- the LOC125213589 gene encoding heparanase-like protein 3 isoform X1 — its product is MAYSKSDANSDTLLSEMASAMRILGLTLWWLYLASRGATRAVSQSANGTVHIDGSSPIGVTDEDFICATMDWWPPTKCDYGTCSWGTASLLNLDLSNKILLNAIKAFSPLKIRLGGTLQDKLRYQTSDDTIPCTQFIKNSSEMFGFSPGCLPLSRWDELNTFFAQAGAKVIFGLNALTGRTIGPGGVCTGAWDPTNAESLIRHTVNSGYTIHGWELGNELSGNGIGASVAADQYAADVITLGNKVQEIYKGFDTKPLVLGPGGFFDGTWFSRFVKGAAGSLQVVTHHIYNLGPGVDEHLIEKILDPSYLDGEAQTFKDLRSIVKSSASGAVAWVGEAGGAYNSGRNLVTNAFVFSFWYLDQLGMSAAYDSKTYCRQSFIGGNYGLIDTNTFVPNPDYYSALLWHRLMGRRVVSTSFNGTSKMRAYAHCSKNRNGITLLLINLDNTTTVQVGVSVEKLTLEQAVRLTRKTQFSGGYREEEEETGNEMLREEYHLTAKDGDLHSRTMLLNGEILQLNSSGQIPPLNPRRVDVLQPITVAPYSILFAQIPISLPACK
- the LOC125213588 gene encoding cysteine--tRNA ligase, chloroplastic/mitochondrial isoform X3, whose protein sequence is MAYLNCLPPSVEPRVSDHIPQIIAMIRQILDNGCAYAVEGDVYFSIDKFPEYGRLSGRKLEDNRAGQRVAVDSRKRNTADFALWKAAKEGEPFWESPWGPGRPGWHIECSAMSAAYLGYSFDIHGGGMDLVFPHHENEIAQSCAACRESNISYWIHNGFVTIDSEKMSKSLGNFFTIRKVLELYHPLALRHFLLGTHYRSPINYSELLLETASDRVYYIYQALHDSESITAQHDETSLKDSIPADVATCINKFWDECLISMTDDLHTSVALAAISEPLKTMNDLLHTRKGKKQQLRVESLAALEKTVRDILAILGLLPDSYSEALKQLKDYALRRAKLTEDHVLHKIEERNAARKNKEYEKSDAIRKELASAGIALMDSPEGTTWRPALPLALQDQ
- the LOC125213589 gene encoding heparanase-like protein 3 isoform X2; translation: MRLRHLQLGNCFPSQSGFEQQDSSECYQRLGGTLQDKLRYQTSDDTIPCTQFIKNSSEMFGFSPGCLPLSRWDELNTFFAQAGAKVIFGLNALTGRTIGPGGVCTGAWDPTNAESLIRHTVNSGYTIHGWELGNELSGNGIGASVAADQYAADVITLGNKVQEIYKGFDTKPLVLGPGGFFDGTWFSRFVKGAAGSLQVVTHHIYNLGPGVDEHLIEKILDPSYLDGEAQTFKDLRSIVKSSASGAVAWVGEAGGAYNSGRNLVTNAFVFSFWYLDQLGMSAAYDSKTYCRQSFIGGNYGLIDTNTFVPNPDYYSALLWHRLMGRRVVSTSFNGTSKMRAYAHCSKNRNGITLLLINLDNTTTVQVGVSVEKLTLEQAVRLTRKTQFSGGYREEEEETGNEMLREEYHLTAKDGDLHSRTMLLNGEILQLNSSGQIPPLNPRRVDVLQPITVAPYSILFAQIPISLPACK
- the LOC125213588 gene encoding cysteine--tRNA ligase, chloroplastic/mitochondrial isoform X1; the encoded protein is MATILRWYKPLFPLRHPLAAKSFNSRTKFRFRTTFSAAKSQSLTTCCEQNTDAKSRQVKKELWLYNTMSKQRELFKPKVEGKVGMYVCGVTAYDLSHIGHARVYVAFDVLYRYLKHLGYEVNYVRNFTDVDDKIIARANELGEDPISLSRRFCEEFHLDMAYLNCLPPSVEPRVSDHIPQIIAMIRQILDNGCAYAVEGDVYFSIDKFPEYGRLSGRKLEDNRAGQRVAVDSRKRNTADFALWKAAKEGEPFWESPWGPGRPGWHIECSAMSAAYLGYSFDIHGGGMDLVFPHHENEIAQSCAACRESNISYWIHNGFVTIDSEKMSKSLGNFFTIRKVLELYHPLALRHFLLGTHYRSPINYSELLLETASDRVYYIYQALHDSESITAQHDETSLKDSIPADVATCINKFWDECLISMTDDLHTSVALAAISEPLKTMNDLLHTRKGKKQQLRVESLAALEKTVRDILAILGLLPDSYSEALKQLKDYALRRAKLTEDHVLHKIEERNAARKNKEYEKSDAIRKELASAGIALMDSPEGTTWRPALPLALQDQ
- the LOC125213591 gene encoding TPD1 protein homolog 1-like, with amino-acid sequence MRLAIAVLSILCFISTAFGKCGVNELVIGTVRSGRQIGGKPEWNVQVVNNCNCSQSNIVLTCSGFQTVKPVDPSIFQRNGDHCSVNGGRPLLPRADVKFSYAWDPPFFLFPFSTKPLC
- the LOC125213588 gene encoding cysteine--tRNA ligase, chloroplastic/mitochondrial isoform X2 produces the protein MISATLATPAFMLLLMSSTGRYLKHLGYEVNYVRNFTDVDDKIIARANELGEDPISLSRRFCEEFHLDMAYLNCLPPSVEPRVSDHIPQIIAMIRQILDNGCAYAVEGDVYFSIDKFPEYGRLSGRKLEDNRAGQRVAVDSRKRNTADFALWKAAKEGEPFWESPWGPGRPGWHIECSAMSAAYLGYSFDIHGGGMDLVFPHHENEIAQSCAACRESNISYWIHNGFVTIDSEKMSKSLGNFFTIRKVLELYHPLALRHFLLGTHYRSPINYSELLLETASDRVYYIYQALHDSESITAQHDETSLKDSIPADVATCINKFWDECLISMTDDLHTSVALAAISEPLKTMNDLLHTRKGKKQQLRVESLAALEKTVRDILAILGLLPDSYSEALKQLKDYALRRAKLTEDHVLHKIEERNAARKNKEYEKSDAIRKELASAGIALMDSPEGTTWRPALPLALQDQ